The following proteins come from a genomic window of Lolium rigidum isolate FL_2022 chromosome 5, APGP_CSIRO_Lrig_0.1, whole genome shotgun sequence:
- the LOC124653377 gene encoding scarecrow-like protein 9: protein MTSTPQPPRDLAHAAPPPQDLASIGLGLAAARSLHHRPPRHGKLPPGSVEHHQTISGSLIHSMIQFCGAPEYFMFNDPQPVIISPQMAAEPAPTVPAEYFMFNDPHPVIPAQIAAEPAPNNIPAAAVSRAANTEADNPEEWEFISDESLNYISRMLMEEDIDEKVSMYQEESATLRATAKPFYDILGHKFPPSPDRRLTPWSLDSPGDSSGSGSCSQAQSLSSVVTSCSVGGAVDSNQPHNVAHCEQLEAYRGLCGRSSQPLLGPSTGVSDAAEGLEDALITNGRIPEYLFESLPTWDFRRGVEEAQKFLPCSDRLVIDLEAADVSKPQQAEAKDKDAPSRTEVLKAKKNRQSQDLDLIEGRNIKQSAFCSDEPDWIEMFDDLLRETEKKATVLREQMRTEASKNSQVVQAKSTTGVRTRGRKPTKNDVVDLRTILIHCAQAVAADDRRTANELLKQIKQHSKVNGDGSQRLAFCFAQGLEARLAGTGSQQYRRLVAKRTTASDMLKAYHLYLAACPFKRLSHFLSNQTILSMTKNASKVHIIDFGIYFGLQWPCLIRRLAKREGGPPTLRITGIDVPEPGFRPTERVEETGQRLAEYAKKFGLPFEYQAIASKWETIRAEDLKVGKDEVVIVNCLYRFRNLIDETVAVDSPRNRVLNTIRQVNPAIFIHGIVNGSYSVPFFITRFREALFHYSALFDMLEATVPRDDDQRRLMERDLFGREALNVIACEGSDRVERPETYKQWQVRNLRAGFVQSPLNQDIVIKAKDKVKDLYHKDFVIDEDSGWLLQGWKGRIIHAISTWKPNNK from the exons ATGACATCGACCCCGCAGCCGCCGCGGGATCTCGcgcacgccgcgccgccgccgcaggatCTCGCCAGCATCGGCCTCGGCCTCGCGGCCGCCAGGTCCCTCCATCACCGCCCGCCCCGCCACGGGAAGTTGCCGCCAG GTTCCGTGGAGCACCACCAAACCATCTCAGGTTCGCTGATCCACTCGATGATCCAGTTCTGCGGGGCGCCAGAGTACTTCATGTTCAACGACCCGCAGCCGGTGATCATTTCGCCCCAGATGGCCGCGGAACCCGCTCCCACTGTCCCCGCGGAGTACTTCATGTTCAACGATCCACATCCGGTGATCCCGGCCCAGATCGCCGCGGAACCCGCTCCCAACAACATTCCCGCGGCGGCCGTCTCCAGGGCAGCCAACACGGAGGCCGACAACCCCGAGGAGTGGGAGTTCATCTCCGACGAGTCGCTCAACTACATCAGCCGCATGCTCATGGAGGAGGACATCGACGAGAAGGTCAGCATGTACCAGGAGGAGTCCGCCACGCTGCGCGCCACCGCCAAGCCCTTCTACGACATCCTCGGCCACAAGTTCCCGCCCTCGCCCGACCGCAGGCTcacgccctggtccctcgacagccccggcgacagcagcggcagcggcagctgcAGCCAGGCCCAGTCCTTGTCCAGCGTCGTTACTAGCTGCAGCGTCGGTGGCGCCGTCGATAGCAACCAGCCCCATAATGTCGCGCACTGCGAGCAGCTGGAAGCCTACCGGGGCTTGTGCGGCCGGTCTTCCCAGCCGCTGCTTGGCCCGTCGACCGGTGTTTCTGATGCGGCGGAGGGGCTGGAGGATGCTTTGATCACCAACGGCAGGATCCCGGAGTACCTGTTCGAGAGCCTTCCCACTTGGGATTTCAGGAGAGGCGTCGAGGAAGCGCAGAAGTTTCTCCCTTGCAGCGACAGGCTAGTCATTGATTTAGAAGCTGCCGATGTCTCAAAGCCTCAACAAGCAGAAGCCAAAGACAAAGACGCTCCCAGCAGGACGGAGGTCTTGAAGGCCAAGAAAAACAGGCAGAGCCAAGATCTTGACTTGATAGAAGGACGCAACATTAAACAGTCTGCATTCTGTTCTGATGAGCCTGATTGGATCGAGATGTTTGACGATTTGCTTCGTGAAACCGAAAAGAAGGCTACAGTTCTGCGAGAACAGATGCGGACCGAAGCTTCCAAGAATTCTCAGGTCGTTCAGGCAAAGAGTACCACCGGGGTGCGGACAAGGGGCAGGaagccaacaaaaaatgatgtggtCGATCTTAGGACCATCCTCATCCACTGTGCTCAGGCAGTTGCAGCTGATGACCGCCGAACTGCTAATGAGTTGCTCAAGCAAATAAAACAGCATTCCAAGGTAAATGGGGACGGAAGCCAGAGGTTGGCATTTTGCTTTGCACAGGGCCTCGAGGCTCGTTTGGCTGGCACAGGGAGCCAACAGTACCGTAGGCTTGTGGCGAAGCGGACAACAGCTTCCGACATGCTCAAAGCCTACCATCTCTACCTTGCAGCATGCCCATTCAAGAGGCTCTCACATTTCCTCTCTAATCAAACAATCTTGAGCATGACAAAAAATGCATCAAAGGTGCATATCATTGATTTTGGCATCTATTTTGGCTTACAATGGCCATGCCTCATCAGGCGTCTCGCCAAGAGGGAAGGCGGCCCACCAACGCTGCGCATCACAGGAATTGATGTACCTGAGCCAGGTTTCCGCCCTACCGAGCGCGTCGAAGAGACAGGACAAAGGCTTGCAGAGTATGCTAAGAAGTTTGGTCTGCCTTTTGAGTACCAAGCCATAGCATCAAAGTGGGAAACTATTCGTGCTGAGGATCTCAAGGTTGGCAAAGATGAAGTGGTGATTGTTAATTGCCTGTACCGTTTCAGAAATCTTATTGACGAAACAGTTGCTGTAGACAGCCCTAGGAATAGGGTGCTCAATACCATAAGGCAAGTCAATCCAGCAATTTTCATCCATGGAATTGTGAATGGGTCATACAGTGTCCCCTTCTTCATCACACGTTTCCGGGAGGCATTGTTCCATTACTCTGCATTGTTTGACATGCTTGAGGCAACAGTGCCACGGGATGATGACCAGCGTAGACTCATGGAGAGAGATCTCTTTGGCCGTGAGGCACTCAATGTCATTGCATGTGAGGGCTCAGACAGAGTCGAGAGACCAGAGACATATAAGCAGTGGCAGGTGAGGAACCTGAGGGCAGGATTTGTCCAGTCTCCGCTGAACCAGGACATTGTGATAAAAGCTAAAGACAAAGTGAAAGATTTGTACCACAAGGATTTTGTTATAGACGAAGACAGTGGATGGCTCCTGCAAGGCTGGAAAGGAAGAATAATCCATGCTATAAGTACATGGAAGCCTAATAACAAGTAG